A section of the Ignavibacteriales bacterium genome encodes:
- a CDS encoding phosphotransferase, with the protein MLTTFRNLFYSKFNVDPEHIVPIKEGASRRQIFRISAGDISCIGIYNENEKENIAFIEFTKAFLNHGLNVPDIYAISKDMKYYIEEDLGDVTLYDLSGTIKNSDILRLYEKALTELLRFQIEMKDNLDYDLCYETRVFDKKQLGADLAKFDNYYLKQFGIVIDEKLTETAVLTVSKEFLSEDNSFFTYRDFQPRNIMVKGEDLYFIDYQSGRKGPLLYDLVSFLYSGSINLNEQGREYLLNYYLKCLTNYVFFSRKIMKDKFYYVAVARLLQVLGSYGFTYKEKKDNNILSKIPKALKNLKSVSGKIRDDRIKKFIDQLTSQKKFLNIN; encoded by the coding sequence TTGCTCACTACCTTCCGGAACCTCTTCTATTCTAAATTCAATGTGGATCCTGAGCACATCGTCCCAATAAAAGAGGGAGCTTCCAGAAGACAGATTTTTCGCATCTCTGCCGGCGATATATCATGCATAGGGATCTATAATGAAAATGAAAAAGAGAATATTGCTTTCATAGAGTTCACCAAAGCCTTCCTCAATCACGGTCTTAATGTACCGGATATTTATGCTATCTCGAAAGATATGAAATACTACATCGAGGAAGATCTCGGTGATGTAACTCTTTACGATCTTTCTGGCACTATTAAAAATTCCGATATTCTGAGACTCTACGAAAAAGCCCTCACCGAGCTACTCCGCTTCCAGATTGAGATGAAGGATAACCTCGATTACGACCTCTGCTACGAGACCAGGGTTTTCGACAAAAAACAGCTCGGCGCAGACCTGGCAAAATTCGACAATTATTACCTTAAACAATTCGGCATAGTAATAGACGAAAAACTCACCGAAACAGCCGTCCTTACGGTTAGCAAGGAATTCCTCTCGGAAGACAACAGTTTCTTTACCTATCGTGACTTTCAACCCCGAAATATCATGGTCAAAGGCGAAGATTTGTACTTCATCGATTACCAATCCGGCAGAAAAGGTCCCCTGCTCTACGACCTTGTGTCATTTTTATATTCCGGGAGCATCAACTTAAATGAACAAGGCAGAGAGTACCTGCTTAATTATTACCTAAAATGTCTCACTAATTACGTCTTCTTTAGCCGAAAGATAATGAAGGATAAATTTTATTATGTGGCAGTTGCAAGGCTCTTACAGGTGCTGGGCAGTTATGGATTTACCTACAAAGAAAAAAAAGATAATAACATTCTCTCGAAGATACCAAAGGCGCTTAAGAATCTAAAAAGTGTTTCCGGAAAAATAAGAGATGATAGGATAAAGAAATTTATAGATCAGCTTACTTCACAAAAAAAATTCCTTAATATTAATTAA
- the nhaA gene encoding Na+/H+ antiporter NhaA yields the protein MADTNYNKNIDVITQPPIQRILIPFQNFFSTQASGGIILFIAAVLAIVWANSPWGHSYIELWEQHFQIGSLDLSLEHWINDGLMAIFFFVVGLEIKRELIIGELSSLKQASLPIIAALGGMIVPAIIYVAFNAGTDSISGWGIPMATDIAFALGVLALLGKRIPLSLKIFLTALAIVDDLGAVLVIAIFYTSKLSLVALAIGLALLLVSLVLSILHVRSPLVYAVLGIFIWIAFLQSGVHATIAGVLLAFTIPGKARIDSKSFITRSKNIISELENNCEIGDMVPASKEFNSGVFELESNCEKVQAPMQRLEHLLAPWVAYFIMPVFALANAGLVIEPELLGLFFNPITLGIILGLFIGKQIGVFLFSWLSVKFKLSDLPDGVSWRKIYGVSCLAGIGFTMSLFISNLAFSSDLYAQEAKLGILVASLLSGILGAVILMKEDKSEKSSDAG from the coding sequence ATGGCAGATACAAACTACAACAAGAATATTGACGTCATCACACAGCCTCCCATACAGAGAATACTGATACCATTTCAGAACTTCTTTTCCACGCAGGCATCGGGTGGTATTATACTTTTTATTGCCGCCGTCCTTGCAATAGTATGGGCAAATTCACCATGGGGACATTCTTATATCGAGCTGTGGGAACAGCACTTTCAAATTGGTTCGCTCGATCTCTCCCTGGAACACTGGATAAATGACGGGCTTATGGCAATATTTTTCTTTGTTGTAGGTTTGGAAATAAAACGTGAGCTTATAATAGGTGAACTATCATCGCTCAAACAGGCGTCTCTCCCAATAATAGCCGCCCTGGGAGGAATGATAGTTCCTGCGATCATTTACGTAGCATTTAATGCCGGCACCGACTCCATTTCTGGATGGGGAATCCCAATGGCAACTGATATTGCATTTGCTCTTGGCGTACTCGCCCTTCTTGGCAAAAGGATACCGCTTTCTTTAAAAATTTTCCTCACCGCACTTGCTATAGTAGATGACCTCGGCGCTGTGCTTGTTATCGCCATTTTCTACACATCTAAGCTTTCATTGGTCGCTCTGGCAATTGGTCTGGCATTACTGCTGGTTTCCCTTGTACTTAGTATTCTACATGTTAGGTCTCCGTTAGTGTATGCTGTACTCGGAATATTCATATGGATAGCCTTTCTTCAATCGGGTGTTCATGCAACTATAGCGGGAGTTCTTCTCGCGTTCACGATACCCGGTAAGGCGCGTATTGATTCGAAGAGCTTTATAACACGGTCTAAGAATATCATTTCTGAATTGGAGAACAATTGTGAGATCGGGGACATGGTTCCCGCAAGCAAAGAGTTTAACTCCGGTGTATTCGAGCTTGAATCTAACTGCGAAAAAGTACAGGCTCCCATGCAGAGGCTGGAGCATTTGCTTGCTCCGTGGGTAGCGTACTTTATTATGCCAGTCTTTGCGCTGGCTAACGCCGGATTGGTTATCGAGCCTGAACTTCTCGGATTGTTCTTTAATCCGATCACGCTAGGAATAATTCTTGGCTTATTTATCGGTAAACAGATCGGGGTGTTCTTATTCTCGTGGCTCTCAGTAAAATTCAAATTAAGTGATCTACCTGACGGAGTCTCATGGCGCAAAATATATGGAGTCTCATGTCTCGCCGGTATTGGTTTCACGATGTCATTATTTATCAGTAATCTTGCTTTTTCTTCTGATCTGTATGCTCAGGAAGCGAAATTGGGTATACTTGTAGCATCATTGCTGTCGGGAATATTGGGAGCAGTTATACTTATGAAGGAGGATAAATCCGAAAAATCATCCGATGCCGGATAA
- a CDS encoding 6-carboxytetrahydropterin synthase — MIYITRKEHFSSAHKLNNPALSEEQNLEIYGKCNNFHGHNYYIEVTLAGEPDKDSGYVMDLKKLKEIIHKNIIDKVDHKYLNDTELFKDIVPTTENMAMVFWDQLIDKVTSENVKLYSIRLYETEKNYVEYRGE, encoded by the coding sequence ATGATATACATTACCAGAAAAGAACATTTTTCCTCAGCCCATAAACTAAATAATCCGGCACTCTCCGAAGAGCAGAATCTCGAGATATACGGAAAATGCAATAATTTCCACGGGCATAACTATTATATAGAGGTTACTCTAGCCGGTGAGCCTGATAAGGATAGCGGCTACGTTATGGACCTCAAAAAACTAAAAGAAATAATCCACAAAAATATTATAGATAAGGTTGACCACAAATACCTCAATGATACTGAACTATTTAAAGATATTGTCCCCACAACTGAAAATATGGCGATGGTATTCTGGGACCAATTGATAGATAAAGTTACCTCTGAAAATGTCAAGCTCTACTCCATTCGATTATATGAAACCGAAAAAAACTATGTGGAGTATAGGGGTGAGTAA
- a CDS encoding ABC transporter ATP-binding protein: MIEIRDITKVYIMGEEELYALNGVTLNIERNEYVAIMGPSGSGKSTLMNVVGCLDTATSGEYILNGNNVSELDDDELATIRNKEIGFVFQTFNLLPRINALQNVELPLIYSGMSKAEREEVAEEALINVGLGDRMLHKPNELSGGQRQRVAVARALVNNPSIILADEPTGNLDTKTSYEIMDLLDELWTKGNTIILVTHEDEIAQRANRIIRLRDGLIEEDILSAKGERIKNEGITI, translated from the coding sequence ATCATAGAAATAAGAGACATTACCAAAGTATATATAATGGGTGAGGAGGAGCTTTATGCTCTGAACGGTGTTACGCTGAATATTGAGAGGAATGAGTATGTTGCTATTATGGGACCCTCAGGTTCGGGTAAGTCAACACTGATGAACGTCGTAGGATGTCTCGACACGGCAACAAGCGGAGAGTATATTCTTAATGGGAATAATGTAAGCGAATTAGATGATGATGAACTGGCTACTATTAGAAACAAGGAGATAGGCTTCGTATTCCAAACGTTTAATCTTCTTCCCCGGATAAATGCACTCCAGAATGTCGAACTTCCTTTGATCTATTCAGGAATGAGTAAAGCAGAAAGGGAAGAAGTAGCCGAAGAAGCACTGATAAATGTTGGATTAGGGGATAGGATGCTTCATAAACCCAATGAACTATCGGGCGGACAGAGACAGAGGGTTGCCGTAGCAAGGGCGCTTGTGAATAATCCATCTATAATACTGGCGGATGAGCCCACAGGAAACCTGGATACTAAAACGAGTTATGAAATAATGGATCTTTTGGATGAACTCTGGACAAAAGGAAACACTATCATTCTCGTAACACACGAAGATGAGATAGCCCAGAGAGCAAACAGAATAATTAGGTTACGAGACGGTCTTATCGAAGAAGATATTTTGAGTGCAAAAGGAGAGCGTATTAAAAATGAAGGTATAACCATATAA
- a CDS encoding TIGR01777 family protein, producing the protein MPDKIIISGGTGSIGSYLAPALIDKGFDVFILTRSLEKYTPSNKVKFIKWDMNKPNEIYKDLFEDSKAVINLAGASLGDKRWSPSYKKIIYNSRIDTTRKLVDIINMCNNPPECLLSASGTDAYSDEGDNIITEESQTGDTFLADLCKEWESEALKAQEIGVRVVLSRNGVVLERNNGAFPRLSRLFKFFLGGYLGNGKQWFPWIHITDAVNLTVWAIESGISGVVNNTSPNPETNKNFSKKLAKALHRPCFIGIPGFVLKIVLGEFAEYLLSSHRVVPDKAVANGFQFKFSTLDEALKDLTTN; encoded by the coding sequence ATGCCGGATAAGATCATTATATCGGGTGGAACCGGCTCAATCGGCAGTTATCTGGCTCCTGCGCTTATCGACAAAGGATTTGATGTATTCATTCTCACACGTTCACTGGAAAAATACACACCCTCCAATAAAGTTAAGTTCATCAAATGGGACATGAACAAACCGAATGAAATTTATAAAGATCTTTTCGAAGATTCGAAAGCAGTTATAAATCTCGCCGGAGCATCTCTGGGCGACAAAAGATGGTCGCCGAGCTATAAAAAAATCATATACAATAGCAGAATAGATACGACACGAAAACTCGTTGATATAATAAATATGTGCAATAATCCTCCCGAGTGTCTCTTGAGTGCATCAGGAACTGATGCATATTCTGATGAAGGGGATAATATTATTACAGAAGAATCTCAAACGGGTGATACTTTTCTCGCCGATCTCTGTAAGGAATGGGAATCCGAAGCCCTTAAGGCACAAGAAATAGGTGTAAGAGTTGTTTTATCCCGTAACGGAGTGGTTCTTGAAAGAAATAATGGAGCATTTCCCCGACTTTCTCGTTTGTTTAAATTCTTTCTCGGTGGTTATCTCGGCAATGGGAAACAATGGTTCCCATGGATACATATTACCGACGCAGTAAATTTAACCGTATGGGCAATTGAATCCGGTATTTCCGGAGTTGTAAACAATACTTCACCAAATCCGGAAACTAATAAAAACTTTAGCAAAAAACTCGCTAAGGCTTTACACAGGCCTTGCTTTATTGGCATCCCCGGTTTTGTTCTAAAGATAGTGCTGGGAGAATTTGCGGAATACCTTCTCTCCAGCCATCGTGTGGTCCCGGATAAAGCAGTTGCGAACGGATTTCAATTTAAATTCAGTACCCTCGATGAAGCATTAAAAGACCTTACTACAAATTGA
- a CDS encoding ABC transporter permease — MLLLEILKLAFGTIRANKLRASLTLLGIVIGVFSIIAIMTLLNALQSGIETGLSALGSNTFQIQKFPAIEVGGPGSDKKYRNRPDITYNQGVRLIETATVYKSISLEDYVYSKMFRTDKEKTNPNNYIGGITPQYLDCNNKKVMWGRFITQFDVENANPVCVIGMDIVDKLFPNAYPIGKSVILDGHPFKIVGVIEPEGQNFGSSSDNFALIPITSMHQIYGKNNRSINIAIQAENAELYPETLENVINVMRVIRKVPPGEEDNFSIFSNESLIGEVNNFTQYFKYGAGFISFIALLAAGVGIMNIMLVSVTERTREIGIRKAIGARSRSILTQFLIEAIILCELGGIVGIVLGIIVGNLVGLFLSSPVVIPYDWAIIGLVVCSAVGIVFGVYPAHKAAQLNPIEALRYE; from the coding sequence ATGCTATTATTAGAAATATTAAAATTAGCCTTTGGTACAATAAGAGCGAACAAGCTAAGAGCTTCGCTTACTCTTCTTGGTATTGTTATAGGCGTATTTTCAATAATAGCGATAATGACACTTTTAAATGCATTGCAGTCTGGTATCGAGACAGGTCTTAGTGCGCTGGGGAGCAATACATTTCAGATACAGAAATTCCCTGCAATAGAGGTAGGCGGACCGGGTTCAGATAAGAAATACAGAAACCGACCGGATATTACCTATAACCAGGGAGTAAGGTTAATAGAAACAGCAACTGTGTATAAAAGTATTTCACTCGAGGATTATGTATATAGTAAGATGTTCAGGACGGACAAGGAAAAGACGAATCCAAATAATTACATTGGCGGTATCACCCCGCAATACCTGGATTGTAACAATAAGAAAGTAATGTGGGGAAGATTTATAACGCAGTTTGATGTAGAGAATGCTAATCCGGTATGCGTGATAGGGATGGATATTGTTGATAAGCTGTTTCCTAATGCCTATCCCATAGGGAAAAGCGTTATACTCGACGGACATCCGTTTAAGATAGTGGGAGTCATAGAGCCGGAAGGGCAGAATTTTGGGTCAAGCTCGGATAACTTCGCGCTAATTCCCATTACTTCGATGCACCAGATATATGGTAAGAATAACAGATCGATCAATATTGCGATACAGGCAGAAAACGCCGAATTGTACCCAGAGACTCTTGAGAACGTTATAAATGTGATGCGTGTAATACGTAAAGTACCGCCGGGAGAGGAGGATAATTTCTCTATATTTTCGAATGAGTCTCTAATCGGTGAAGTAAATAATTTTACGCAGTATTTTAAATATGGTGCCGGATTCATTTCGTTCATCGCGCTTCTTGCGGCTGGTGTTGGTATAATGAATATTATGCTTGTATCGGTAACGGAGAGGACGCGTGAGATAGGCATAAGGAAAGCGATTGGAGCAAGAAGCAGGAGTATATTGACGCAGTTCCTTATCGAAGCCATTATATTGTGTGAACTGGGCGGTATTGTTGGCATAGTGCTCGGTATTATTGTGGGAAACCTGGTGGGACTGTTCCTGAGTTCACCTGTGGTCATACCATATGACTGGGCTATAATCGGTCTGGTCGTTTGTTCAGCGGTCGGTATAGTATTCGGGGTATATCCGGCTCATAAAGCAGCACAGCTAAATCCGATCGAAGCTCTTAGGTACGAGTAG
- a CDS encoding efflux RND transporter periplasmic adaptor subunit, whose amino-acid sequence MSETQIPTSSPTPLPKVKRRKKKSRKGLIIGLILAVVFIIIIAVVVSSNKEKALEVQVEPVQRRNITQTVTATGKIQSEIQVDISAEVSGEIISLPFKEGDQVNKGDLVVKIKPDVYYPQLQQQQAGVNVQKRNLEAQDVTLEKYQLEYNRVKQLYDKGLATQSELDIAKSNVDQTLAQMNTIKAQINQQQAAVNSVKYDISKTIINSPISGTVTTLNNEPGEKVLGTISNQGSMIMTISDLSKMECQVEVGETDVAKVKVGDTSRVEIDAFPDKKFIGVVYEVGNSAQTTGQGTQEEVVNFIVKIRILNNDLKLRPGMSCTAYIEVDKKDNVLSVPIQSVTIRDDQKKDETNQDGTGNENLSMQNTGGQQEKPQEVVFIVENGVAKKKDVKSGISDESYIEITDGLTEGEQVVKGSFKAINSELEDDTKVKIEDKNKSNKDNKESDG is encoded by the coding sequence ATGTCAGAAACACAAATACCAACTTCATCGCCTACACCGCTTCCTAAGGTCAAAAGGAGAAAGAAGAAATCCCGTAAGGGACTGATAATCGGTCTGATATTAGCGGTAGTATTTATAATAATAATTGCCGTAGTGGTCTCAAGCAATAAAGAGAAAGCGCTTGAGGTACAGGTAGAACCCGTTCAAAGGCGGAATATAACTCAAACTGTAACTGCGACAGGTAAGATCCAGTCTGAGATACAGGTAGATATAAGCGCAGAAGTCAGTGGTGAGATCATATCGCTTCCATTTAAGGAAGGTGACCAGGTTAATAAGGGTGACCTGGTGGTAAAAATAAAACCGGATGTATATTATCCACAACTTCAGCAACAGCAAGCGGGTGTAAATGTTCAGAAAAGGAATCTTGAGGCACAGGATGTAACATTGGAAAAATACCAGCTGGAATATAACAGGGTAAAGCAACTATATGATAAGGGGCTCGCTACGCAGAGCGAGCTGGATATAGCAAAAAGCAACGTTGATCAAACGCTGGCTCAAATGAATACAATTAAGGCTCAAATTAACCAGCAACAAGCGGCAGTAAATTCCGTAAAGTATGATATATCCAAGACCATTATAAACTCACCGATAAGTGGCACGGTTACTACACTAAATAACGAACCGGGTGAAAAGGTTCTTGGAACGATCTCTAACCAGGGTTCGATGATAATGACGATCTCCGACCTTTCAAAGATGGAATGCCAGGTAGAGGTTGGAGAAACAGACGTTGCTAAAGTAAAGGTAGGTGATACATCACGAGTAGAAATAGACGCATTCCCGGATAAGAAGTTCATAGGAGTGGTCTATGAAGTAGGTAATTCTGCCCAGACGACCGGACAGGGAACACAGGAAGAGGTGGTAAACTTCATAGTAAAAATAAGAATACTGAACAATGACCTGAAGCTACGTCCCGGTATGAGTTGCACGGCATATATAGAGGTTGATAAGAAGGATAACGTATTATCGGTTCCAATACAATCCGTTACAATACGTGATGACCAAAAAAAGGATGAAACAAACCAGGATGGTACCGGCAATGAAAATCTTTCGATGCAAAATACAGGCGGACAGCAGGAAAAACCACAAGAGGTTGTATTCATAGTAGAGAACGGAGTTGCTAAGAAGAAAGACGTTAAGTCAGGTATAAGTGATGAATCATATATTGAGATAACGGACGGCCTTACTGAAGGCGAGCAGGTTGTCAAGGGAAGTTTTAAGGCGATAAACAGTGAGCTGGAAGATGATACGAAGGTAAAGATAGAGGATAAGAATAAATCAAATAAGGATAATAAAGAATCCGATGGCTGA
- a CDS encoding RNA methyltransferase — MKPKKTMWSIGVSNITKGEVKFYASLKQKKNRELEKKFIIEGTHLVEEALRSEIYSGKLEKVLVRKDYMNEDLLATIAKKNIPIATVSSKDLEKISDTVTPQGIIGVVDIPSGTIASPSTGPIIALDNINDPGNMGTILRTAYWYDVKSIIVSENTVDIFNPKVVRGSQGGIFNISVDTVPNLHQYLLQKANEGWTVLLTDLKAKEYLSDYSFTGDKYILVLGSEASGVSPSILSENKFHSIKIKPYSKCESLNVGVTTGIMLNEFRSKTDK, encoded by the coding sequence ATGAAACCGAAAAAAACTATGTGGAGTATAGGGGTGAGTAACATTACCAAAGGCGAAGTAAAATTCTATGCCTCCCTCAAGCAGAAAAAAAATAGGGAGCTTGAAAAAAAATTCATTATCGAAGGCACCCATCTAGTTGAAGAAGCCCTTCGATCCGAGATTTATTCCGGCAAGCTCGAAAAGGTCCTCGTAAGAAAAGATTATATGAATGAAGACCTTCTTGCTACAATTGCTAAAAAGAACATCCCCATCGCAACCGTTTCCTCAAAAGACCTGGAAAAAATATCCGATACTGTAACTCCGCAGGGAATTATTGGCGTAGTAGATATTCCTTCTGGAACCATCGCATCGCCTTCGACTGGTCCAATTATTGCGCTGGATAATATAAATGATCCCGGCAATATGGGTACGATCTTGCGGACAGCGTATTGGTATGACGTAAAGAGTATAATTGTCAGCGAAAACACCGTCGATATATTCAATCCAAAGGTCGTTAGAGGATCACAGGGAGGAATATTTAATATTTCCGTTGATACTGTACCTAATCTACATCAATACCTCCTGCAAAAAGCAAACGAGGGTTGGACGGTACTCCTGACCGACCTTAAAGCAAAAGAATATCTGTCGGATTACAGCTTCACCGGTGATAAATATATCCTCGTACTCGGTAGTGAAGCCTCCGGCGTATCACCCTCTATACTCTCCGAAAATAAATTCCACAGTATCAAAATTAAACCTTACTCTAAATGTGAATCTCTCAACGTAGGGGTTACTACAGGAATAATGCTTAACGAATTCCGCTCTAAAACAGACAAATAA
- a CDS encoding ABC transporter permease: MNFLSEIKESILMAFNAITANKMRTLLATLGIVIGITAVTLMQTVIEGINRAFEDSISAIGADVLYVQKFEWFGKEDWSLVRNRKDINMREYDFLDRNLQSAIAMAPTVGTAQTVKYSNLALENVFIIGTTSNYQITSGLNMEEGRFFTQRESDGGYPVCCIGMDIRDGLFPNQDPIGKTIKIGSYSFRIIGIVEKQGSLLGLFSLDNRIIIPINRFFNLYGTKRSLTINIKAADINNMEETKEEVIAIFRKARKIPYGGQDDFGVNQQEAFKSTYDSLTGLIKIIGTLITSLALIVGSVGIANIMFVSVKERTKEIGVRKAIGARRRTILLQFLVESCMICLLGGVIGLFISFPISILIDAAVLPTAMPLWVIFLALFISIFFGVLAGFFPAFQASKLDPVDALRYE; encoded by the coding sequence ATGAATTTTTTATCCGAGATAAAAGAAAGCATTCTGATGGCATTTAATGCCATTACAGCCAATAAGATGCGTACTTTGCTGGCGACGCTGGGTATTGTCATAGGTATAACCGCGGTTACGCTTATGCAGACTGTTATCGAAGGTATCAATAGGGCATTTGAGGATAGTATATCTGCAATCGGGGCGGACGTGCTCTATGTTCAGAAGTTCGAATGGTTCGGTAAAGAAGACTGGTCACTGGTTAGAAATCGCAAGGACATCAACATGCGTGAGTATGATTTTCTGGATAGAAACCTTCAGAGCGCAATTGCGATGGCTCCAACGGTTGGGACGGCGCAAACGGTCAAATATAGCAATCTGGCACTGGAAAATGTTTTCATTATTGGTACGACGAGTAATTATCAGATAACGAGCGGACTTAATATGGAAGAGGGAAGATTCTTTACTCAAAGAGAATCGGACGGCGGATACCCGGTTTGCTGTATCGGTATGGATATCAGAGACGGACTATTCCCAAATCAGGATCCAATAGGTAAAACAATTAAGATAGGAAGTTACTCATTCAGAATAATAGGCATTGTAGAGAAGCAGGGGAGCCTCTTGGGGCTATTCAGCCTGGACAATAGGATAATTATACCCATAAACAGGTTCTTTAACCTTTACGGGACAAAGCGGAGTCTTACTATCAACATAAAAGCCGCCGACATTAATAATATGGAGGAGACGAAGGAAGAGGTTATTGCCATATTCAGGAAGGCGCGGAAAATACCATATGGTGGACAGGATGATTTCGGTGTAAACCAGCAGGAGGCATTCAAAAGTACGTACGATTCATTGACCGGACTTATAAAGATCATAGGAACGCTAATAACTTCTCTTGCATTGATTGTAGGCTCAGTAGGGATAGCAAACATAATGTTCGTTTCCGTGAAAGAACGGACTAAGGAAATAGGTGTAAGGAAAGCTATTGGCGCAAGACGAAGGACAATATTATTACAATTCCTGGTGGAATCATGTATGATATGTTTATTGGGAGGAGTGATAGGTCTATTTATCTCATTCCCGATCAGTATATTAATAGACGCGGCGGTATTACCTACGGCGATGCCGTTATGGGTGATATTCCTCGCGTTGTTTATCTCAATATTCTTTGGAGTACTAGCCGGATTTTTCCCGGCATTCCAGGCATCGAAGCTTGACCCTGTCGATGCATTAAGATACGAATAA
- a CDS encoding TolC family protein produces MSKKVLLILGALLFAFYGNTYSQEVIDLNEAVRTGINNNISIQTIVSSMEIQGYNTKTSEGDLFPTLTFSGGWTRNHTYSKGGTIFQNGVPITIGDQNTTSDNFNLRLNSQLTLFNGFSNYKTVDLNESRFTKLKLDLENSKRQVALNINVAYFDALKKEQVVVINEENLNDSKSQLDRVKAYMEAGKSTLADVYRQEVQVAQNELALESSKNDFKKSKVDLLLQMNDDINKEIELSSSGINPNMTTAELKTVLDQYSNTQNLYRKAVDNRYDYKSVVQDINSRMLELDIAERSVYFPTVTAFGDYNLSGQSIDGITDTRVASYGITVSYPIFLGFSLDNNKQIAEVNVKQRKDELSNLELQISAEVKKSVLDLETAYKQAQILETSIQSAEQDKLLAEENYRVGLGTILEVQTATIALNNLRIQQSNAVYNFLLAKRQIDYYIGALTY; encoded by the coding sequence ATGAGCAAAAAAGTATTGTTAATACTCGGCGCACTACTATTTGCATTTTACGGAAATACTTACTCCCAGGAAGTTATAGATCTCAATGAGGCGGTAAGAACGGGCATCAATAATAATATTTCCATCCAGACAATAGTAAGCAGTATGGAGATACAGGGATACAATACAAAAACATCCGAGGGAGATCTTTTTCCGACGCTGACTTTTTCAGGGGGATGGACAAGGAACCATACTTATTCAAAAGGCGGTACGATTTTCCAAAATGGAGTGCCGATAACAATTGGCGATCAAAACACGACATCCGACAACTTTAATCTCAGGTTGAATTCACAGTTGACGCTTTTTAATGGATTTTCAAATTACAAGACTGTGGATCTGAACGAATCGAGATTTACAAAGCTAAAGTTAGATCTGGAAAATTCCAAGAGGCAGGTAGCACTGAATATAAATGTAGCATACTTCGATGCTTTAAAGAAAGAGCAGGTAGTTGTAATAAACGAGGAGAATCTCAATGATTCGAAATCCCAGCTCGATAGAGTGAAGGCATATATGGAGGCAGGTAAGTCGACGTTAGCGGACGTATACAGGCAGGAGGTGCAGGTTGCGCAGAACGAGCTAGCGCTGGAGAGTTCGAAGAATGATTTTAAAAAGTCGAAGGTGGATCTTTTGTTGCAGATGAATGACGACATCAATAAGGAAATAGAACTAAGCTCTTCGGGGATAAATCCTAATATGACGACGGCGGAATTAAAGACAGTTTTGGATCAGTACTCAAATACGCAGAATCTCTATAGAAAAGCAGTTGATAACAGGTATGATTATAAATCAGTAGTGCAGGATATAAATTCAAGGATGCTAGAGCTCGATATAGCAGAAAGAAGTGTTTATTTCCCGACTGTAACAGCTTTTGGTGATTATAATCTTTCAGGGCAGTCTATAGATGGTATAACCGATACCAGGGTAGCGTCATACGGTATTACTGTTTCTTATCCAATATTTTTGGGCTTTAGTCTAGATAACAACAAGCAGATTGCCGAAGTGAATGTTAAGCAGAGAAAGGATGAGCTTTCTAACCTGGAATTACAGATAAGCGCGGAAGTTAAGAAGTCAGTTCTAGACCTTGAAACGGCATACAAACAGGCACAGATACTTGAGACAAGCATACAATCAGCTGAGCAGGATAAGCTATTGGCGGAGGAAAATTACAGGGTAGGGCTTGGTACAATACTCGAAGTTCAGACGGCGACAATTGCATTAAATAATCTAAGAATACAGCAAAGCAACGCAGTATATAATTTTCTGCTTGCCAAAAGGCAGATAGACTATTATATAGGTGCATTAACATACTAA